GGGGAGGCGCTCGGGCTGCTCGTGGTGCCGGTGGCATCCGGCTCGTCGGACGATCCGTCTCCCGTACAGGCGGTGAGACCGACCGTCAGGACGGCGGTGAGCGCTCCGAGGGCGCGGACGATGACGCGGTGCCGAGTAACCACGCCTCCACAGTAGGAGCAGTGGTGCTGTCCGCAATCAGGCGGAGAGGTGCGCGGCCAGGGTCGCCCCGAGCTCGTACGCTGCCGCGCGCTGGGGTTCGCCGACGTCGCCGAGGATCTCGAGGACGGGCGCCGCCTGCGTCCAGCCCAGCGCGCCGACGATCGACTGGACGGCGCGGACGGCACCGGTCGTGTCGTACCGGCCGTGGATCCACAGCCCGTACGGCTTGCTGCGGCGCGCCGGCCCGTCGCCGCCCCCGGCGGCCGAGCCGTCGTCGGCCAGCGCACCCCCGGCCTCGAGGAAGATCGTGTCGAAGAAGTGCTTCAGCGCCCCTGACATGTAGCCGAAGTTGGCCGGGGTGCCGAGCACGTACGCGTCGGCCGCGAGGACGTCGTCGGCGCGGGCCTCGAGCGCCGGGCGTACGACGACCTCGACGCGTTCGATCGCGGGGTCGTGCGCGCCGGCGGTCACGGCCTCGGCGAGCGCCTGGACTGACGCGGTGGGCGTGTGGTGGACGAGGAGCAAGGTGGCCACCCGGTGAGACTAGCGGGCGCCGTGGGTTATGCTCCTCGTAGCCATGTACTACGCGCGCCTCCTCCTTCGGTGCCGCGGCGAGGGTTCGCTCTAGGTCGGACCCCCTCGTCGCGGCGTTCGTCATGGCCGGCCGTCCGCCGCACCGCGGCGCCCCTCTTCAGGCGACGAGCCTTTCACCGAGCGAGGACCCACCATGGCCATCTCCCCTCAGCAGCCCAGCGGCATGCCGTACGAGCGCTACCCCGCCTTCCCGCCGATCGACATCCCCGACCGCACCTGGCCGTCGAAGACGATCACCGAGGCGCCGCGCTGGTTGTCGACCGATCTCCGCGACGGCAACCAGGCGCTGATCGACCCGATGACGCCCGCCCGCAAGCGCCGCATGTTCGACATGCTCGTACGCATGGGCTACAAGGAGATCGAGGTCGGTTTCCCGAGCGCCAGCGAGACGGACTTCGCCTTCGTCCGTCACCTCGTCGAGGACGACCTCATCCCTGACCACGTGACGATCTCGGTCCTGACCCAGGCCCGCGAGGACCTGATCGACCGCACGGCGCAGTCGTTGGTCGGGGCGAAGAACGCCAACATCCACCTCTACAACGCCGTCGCGCCGCTGTTCCGCCGAGTCGTCTTCGGCGTGGATCGTGACGAGTGCCGGGCGATCGCCGTACGCGGCACCGAGCTCGTCATGAAGTACGCCGACGAGTACCTGCAGGGCACCGACTTCGGCTACCAGTACTCGCCCGAGATCTTCACCGGCGCCGAGCTCGAGTTCTCGGTCGACGTGTGCGAGGCCGTCATGGACGTCTGGCAGCCCGAGGCCGGTCGCGAGATCATCCTCAACCTGCCCGCGACCGTCGAGATGGCGACGCCCAACACGTACGCCGACCAGATCGAGTGGTTCGGACGCGCCATCTCGCGCCGCGAGCACGTCGCGATCTCGCTGCACCCGCACAACGACCGCGGTACGGCGGTGGCCGCGACGGAGCTGGCGATGATGGCCGGCGCCGACCGCGTCGAGGGCTGCCTGTTCGGACACGGCGAGCGCACCGGCAACGTCGACCTGGTCACGCTGGGCATGAACCTCTTCAGCCAGGGCATCGACCCGCAGATCGACTTCTCCGACATCGACGAGGTCCGTCGCACCGTCGAGTACTGCACGGGGCTGCCGGTCCATCCGCGCCACCCGTACGCCGGCGATCTCGTCTACACGGCGTTCTCGGGTTCGCACCAGGACGCGATCAAGAAGGGTCTGGAGGACCTCGACCGTCAGGCCGTCGAGCGGGGCATCCCGGTCTCGGAGATGCCGTGGGAAGCCCCGTACCTGCCGATCGACCCCCACGACGTCGGTCGCTCGTACGAGGCCGTGATCCGCGTGAACAGCCAGTCCGGCAAGGGCGGCGTCGCGTACATCATGAAGTCCGAGCACAAGATGGACCTGCCGCGTCGGCTCCAGATCGAGTTCAGCCGGGTCGTCCAGTCGATGACGGAGGGTGAGGCCGGCGAGATGTCCGTCGACCAGATCTGGTCGGCGTTCTCCGCCGAGTACCTCGAGCGCACCACGCCGTACGCCCTGGAGGCGTTCCGTTCGTCGACGGACCACGACGGGCTCGACGAGCTGGTCGTCGACGTCCGCGTGGGTGACAACGTCCGGTCGCTCAAGGGCGAGGGCAACGGCCCCGTCGCTGCGTTCGTCGATGCCATCGGGTCGGTCAACGGTGACGTCCGGGTGCTCGACTACGCCGAGCACGCCCTCTCGTCGGGTGGCGACGCGGTCGCCGCGGCGTACGTCGAGTGCGAGATCGGGGACCAGATCGTCTGGGGCGTCGGCGTGGACCCGAGCATCGTGACGGCGTCGCTCAAGGCGGTCGTCTCCGCGGCGAACCGCGCCGCCGCAGCACGCGACTGACGCAGACCGTGCGGCCGCCGGGTCGTCGCTGATCAGCTCCGCGCGGCGTCTCGGCGACGCACGCGGGGGCGCTGAGGCGACCCGGCGCCGGTCGGTCCACCACGGGTGGTGTCTCGGGGGAGAGCCAGGGTCGCCGCGAGCCCACCGACGAGGATGACGGCCGCGACTGCGGTCGTGATCTTGCTGGCGGTGACCATCGACTCCTGCGCAGCGGCGCCCGCCGCGGCCGTCGCCGGCTCCTCCGCGAGCTCGGGGATCGCCGCGCCGGCGCTGTCACGCACGGCTGCGACGACCTGCTCCTGCTCGTACGCCGGCATCGTCGTCGTGGCGAGCTCGTCCGCCGTGCGAGAGGCGAGCGTGGAGATGAGCAGCCCGCCGAGCACGGCGACACCCAGCGCGGACCCGAGCTGGCGCACGGTCGTGAGGAACCCGGACGCCTGC
Above is a genomic segment from Mumia sp. Pv4-285 containing:
- a CDS encoding flavodoxin family protein; this encodes MATLLLVHHTPTASVQALAEAVTAGAHDPAIERVEVVVRPALEARADDVLAADAYVLGTPANFGYMSGALKHFFDTIFLEAGGALADDGSAAGGGDGPARRSKPYGLWIHGRYDTTGAVRAVQSIVGALGWTQAAPVLEILGDVGEPQRAAAYELGATLAAHLSA
- the leuA gene encoding 2-isopropylmalate synthase encodes the protein MAISPQQPSGMPYERYPAFPPIDIPDRTWPSKTITEAPRWLSTDLRDGNQALIDPMTPARKRRMFDMLVRMGYKEIEVGFPSASETDFAFVRHLVEDDLIPDHVTISVLTQAREDLIDRTAQSLVGAKNANIHLYNAVAPLFRRVVFGVDRDECRAIAVRGTELVMKYADEYLQGTDFGYQYSPEIFTGAELEFSVDVCEAVMDVWQPEAGREIILNLPATVEMATPNTYADQIEWFGRAISRREHVAISLHPHNDRGTAVAATELAMMAGADRVEGCLFGHGERTGNVDLVTLGMNLFSQGIDPQIDFSDIDEVRRTVEYCTGLPVHPRHPYAGDLVYTAFSGSHQDAIKKGLEDLDRQAVERGIPVSEMPWEAPYLPIDPHDVGRSYEAVIRVNSQSGKGGVAYIMKSEHKMDLPRRLQIEFSRVVQSMTEGEAGEMSVDQIWSAFSAEYLERTTPYALEAFRSSTDHDGLDELVVDVRVGDNVRSLKGEGNGPVAAFVDAIGSVNGDVRVLDYAEHALSSGGDAVAAAYVECEIGDQIVWGVGVDPSIVTASLKAVVSAANRAAAARD